The following proteins are encoded in a genomic region of Sorangiineae bacterium MSr12523:
- the fbp gene encoding class 1 fructose-bisphosphatase, whose protein sequence is MPDPTNTDRSSFPSEAPTSLPLRASSVVGTTLREHVLAGMHAAPGATGQFTSLLNHISLGIRIITTRVRAAGLAGLLGYTGDTNVQGEQVQKLDAFANDVLVNVLERSGHCGLLASEELDEARFATNSGKYVVLFDPLDGSSNIDTNVSIGTIFAILRRRHGEIVPAVEDALQPGRRIVAAGYALYGPSTIFVLSTGHGVDAFTLDPNVGEFFLSHPNIRCPERGNCFSTNDGNYVRWSKGVRRWHDWIREDDKEDGRPYGHRYVGSLVADAHRTLLKGGIFAYPADTKSPKGKLRLLYEANPISFLFEQAGGGATNGEKPILDIHPHELHERTPLIIGSKADVHDYESFASERRV, encoded by the coding sequence ATGCCCGACCCTACCAACACAGACCGCTCCTCCTTTCCTAGCGAAGCACCGACCAGTCTGCCGCTTCGTGCCTCCTCCGTCGTCGGAACGACATTGCGCGAGCACGTTCTCGCCGGCATGCACGCCGCACCGGGGGCCACGGGCCAGTTCACGTCGCTGCTGAACCACATTTCGCTGGGGATCCGCATCATCACCACGCGCGTGCGTGCTGCCGGGCTCGCTGGCCTTCTCGGCTACACCGGCGACACGAACGTGCAGGGCGAGCAGGTGCAAAAGCTCGATGCCTTCGCCAACGACGTGTTGGTGAACGTGCTGGAACGCAGCGGCCACTGCGGTTTGCTGGCAAGCGAGGAGCTCGACGAGGCCCGCTTCGCGACCAACTCGGGCAAGTACGTCGTGCTGTTCGACCCGTTGGATGGCTCGAGCAACATCGACACGAACGTCTCCATCGGGACCATCTTCGCGATCCTGCGTCGCCGCCACGGCGAGATCGTTCCCGCGGTCGAGGACGCGCTCCAACCAGGTCGCCGCATCGTCGCGGCGGGCTATGCGCTTTATGGCCCTTCGACGATTTTCGTTCTGAGCACCGGCCACGGCGTGGACGCGTTCACGCTGGATCCGAACGTGGGCGAGTTTTTCCTCTCGCACCCGAACATCCGCTGTCCGGAGCGCGGCAACTGCTTCTCCACCAACGACGGCAACTACGTGCGTTGGTCGAAGGGCGTGCGCCGCTGGCACGACTGGATCCGCGAGGACGACAAGGAAGACGGCCGCCCTTACGGCCACCGTTACGTGGGCTCCTTGGTCGCCGACGCGCACCGCACCTTGCTCAAAGGCGGCATTTTCGCCTACCCAGCCGATACCAAAAGCCCCAAGGGCAAGCTCCGTCTCTTGTACGAAGCGAATCCCATCTCATTCTTGTTCGAGCAAGCCGGCGGCGGCGCCACGAATGGCGAGAAGCCCATCTTGGACATCCACCCCCACGAGCTCCACGAACGCACCCCCCTCATCATCGGCTCCAAAGCCGACGTCCACGACTACGAATCCTTCGCCTCCGAACGCCGCGTTTAG
- a CDS encoding class I fructose-bisphosphate aldolase — translation MALTDRVKQILSWYGSESPGVKTNLVRLMNTGALAGTGKFVILPVDQGFEHGPARSFAPNPEGYDPDYHFQLAIDSGCNAYAAPLGFLEAGADKFAGQIPLILKLNNSDTLAKVDQPCSALTGSVKDAVRLGCTAIGYTIYPGSGQRNTMYQDLRDLIAEAKSYGLPTVLWAYPRGAGLSKEGELAVDVGAYAAQISAQLGAHIIKIKPPKDFIEQAEAKKVFEKYNIPTKTLTDRVRHCVQSAFNGKRIVIFSGGEAKGTADVLAEVKEIAAGGGFGSIMGRNAFQRPRPEALKLLSDVIAIFKNA, via the coding sequence ATGGCACTTACCGATCGCGTCAAACAGATTCTCTCGTGGTACGGCTCGGAGAGCCCCGGCGTCAAAACGAATCTCGTTCGTCTCATGAATACCGGCGCCCTCGCCGGTACGGGAAAGTTCGTTATTCTGCCGGTTGATCAGGGATTCGAGCACGGGCCTGCACGTTCGTTCGCGCCGAACCCGGAAGGCTATGATCCCGACTACCACTTCCAGCTCGCGATCGATTCGGGCTGCAATGCGTACGCGGCGCCCCTCGGCTTCCTCGAAGCAGGAGCGGACAAGTTCGCAGGGCAGATCCCGCTCATCCTGAAGCTGAATAACTCCGACACGCTGGCCAAGGTCGATCAGCCTTGCAGCGCCCTCACCGGCTCGGTGAAGGACGCCGTGCGTCTCGGCTGCACGGCCATCGGCTACACGATTTACCCGGGCTCGGGTCAGCGCAACACGATGTACCAAGACCTGCGCGATCTGATCGCCGAGGCCAAGTCGTACGGCCTGCCGACGGTGCTCTGGGCTTATCCGCGTGGCGCCGGGTTGTCGAAGGAAGGTGAGCTCGCGGTCGACGTGGGCGCATACGCGGCGCAGATCAGCGCGCAGCTCGGCGCGCACATCATCAAGATCAAGCCGCCGAAGGACTTCATCGAGCAGGCCGAGGCGAAGAAGGTCTTCGAGAAGTACAACATCCCGACCAAGACGCTGACCGATCGCGTTCGTCATTGCGTGCAGAGTGCATTCAATGGCAAGCGCATCGTCATCTTCTCGGGCGGCGAGGCCAAGGGCACCGCCGACGTTCTCGCCGAGGTGAAGGAGATCGCCGCCGGTGGTGGCTTCGGCTCCATCATGGGCCGCAACGCCTTCCAGCGTCCGCGCCCGGAGGCGCTCAAGCTCCTCTCCGACGTGATCGCGATCTTCAAGAACGCGTGA
- a CDS encoding aspartyl protease family protein — protein MRYLGGLLVVLVGCGGASAPAAPTNEPAANAPASQARNAGQVGDAGDENGKRDPAQSHPRIKIRYEIGGRAFPLPLVRGAIGGEPTWMLIDTGANSHVIAGWLARKAKLDTKNFGDQGTDHAGHAIVTSRVDRSQITVDGWGALPDAPTLVTEIPEAVARIGIGAFLSPQQLALQAGGGTAVVLDLARAEMYATDSAQAPAELEGKGADLFTAATRTCEDRASPIRGLAFVVPAKIEGADVSLLLDTGAHRSDLLAGTPAARRLMPRSVPNREQVYAASGKLSTRTVRGAKVHVGAHTSVADVDIIPGESDPSCPRDGVLAMDILKSCIVIFDRGTVLGRCSP, from the coding sequence GTGAGGTATCTCGGGGGTCTCCTTGTCGTTCTCGTGGGATGCGGCGGTGCTTCGGCACCCGCCGCTCCGACGAACGAGCCGGCGGCGAATGCGCCGGCATCGCAAGCGCGCAACGCCGGTCAGGTTGGCGATGCGGGCGACGAGAACGGCAAGCGAGACCCCGCGCAGTCTCATCCGCGGATCAAGATTCGTTACGAGATTGGGGGGCGAGCATTTCCGCTGCCGCTCGTGCGCGGAGCCATCGGCGGCGAGCCGACGTGGATGCTCATCGACACGGGGGCCAACAGCCACGTGATCGCGGGCTGGCTCGCACGCAAGGCGAAGCTCGACACGAAGAATTTCGGCGACCAGGGAACGGACCACGCGGGGCACGCCATCGTGACGTCGCGCGTGGATCGATCGCAGATCACCGTCGACGGTTGGGGAGCGCTCCCGGATGCGCCCACGTTGGTGACGGAGATCCCCGAGGCGGTCGCCCGCATTGGCATTGGTGCATTTCTCTCGCCGCAGCAGCTCGCGTTGCAGGCGGGCGGCGGAACGGCTGTGGTGCTCGACCTGGCCCGCGCGGAAATGTACGCGACGGACTCTGCGCAAGCGCCGGCAGAGCTGGAGGGCAAAGGCGCCGATCTCTTCACGGCGGCCACGCGCACCTGCGAAGATCGGGCGAGCCCCATCCGCGGGCTGGCGTTCGTGGTCCCTGCGAAGATCGAAGGGGCCGACGTTTCGCTGTTGCTCGACACGGGCGCGCACCGTTCGGACCTTCTCGCGGGCACGCCGGCGGCGCGCCGGCTCATGCCGCGCAGCGTTCCAAATCGGGAGCAAGTCTACGCCGCCAGCGGCAAGCTCTCGACGCGCACCGTCCGCGGGGCCAAAGTGCACGTTGGCGCGCACACCTCGGTTGCGGACGTGGACATCATTCCCGGCGAGTCCGATCCGAGCTGCCCGCGCGACGGGGTGCTTGCCATGGATATCTTGAAATCGTGCATCGTGATTTTTGACCGCGGCACCGTGCTGGGTCGCTGCTCGCCATGA
- a CDS encoding retroviral-like aspartic protease family protein produces MKMRLLGVATVLVATGVSAAPTLQRKAAVRYDVAGLAPLPFVRGSVGRESTWMLLDTGASTHVATAAVTRRGGVKTVAGGDNIEDHASATLASTRAEAAQVSLDGWGKLPQGQLLVIEQNEASLASKANVGVFLSPQRLEEGRSVVLDLRIGELRTAADEMEIMRTLATRARDPLLRGVRVCSGVFVAQARVEGQTADLLIDTGATRSTIYETTEAGRLLGPRTTKSNLMSETPSGKLQSRTYHGAQIEVGDFQVKTDVEVFSGGPPADCKTDGVLGFPALRSCVLVFGPRRGQLRARC; encoded by the coding sequence ATGAAGATGCGCCTCCTCGGAGTGGCCACCGTGCTCGTGGCCACGGGTGTTTCCGCGGCGCCGACGCTGCAGCGCAAGGCAGCCGTTCGCTACGACGTGGCGGGGCTCGCGCCCCTGCCCTTCGTGCGCGGTTCGGTGGGGCGTGAGTCCACGTGGATGCTGCTCGACACGGGCGCGTCCACGCACGTGGCCACAGCGGCGGTCACGCGACGCGGCGGCGTGAAGACGGTGGCCGGCGGCGACAACATCGAGGACCACGCCAGCGCAACGTTGGCCTCCACGCGCGCGGAGGCCGCGCAGGTGTCGCTCGACGGCTGGGGCAAGCTGCCGCAAGGCCAGCTTCTGGTCATCGAGCAGAACGAGGCGAGCCTCGCCAGCAAGGCCAACGTGGGCGTGTTCCTCTCGCCGCAGCGCCTCGAGGAAGGCCGCAGCGTCGTTCTGGATCTGCGCATCGGGGAGCTGCGCACGGCGGCCGACGAGATGGAGATCATGCGCACCCTCGCGACGAGGGCGCGCGACCCACTGCTCCGCGGGGTGCGCGTTTGCAGCGGCGTGTTCGTGGCCCAGGCGCGCGTCGAGGGGCAAACGGCGGATTTGCTCATCGACACCGGCGCGACGCGCTCCACGATTTACGAGACGACGGAGGCCGGGCGACTTCTCGGACCGCGCACGACGAAGAGCAACCTGATGAGCGAAACGCCGTCGGGCAAACTGCAGTCGCGGACGTACCACGGGGCGCAGATCGAAGTCGGCGACTTTCAGGTGAAGACGGACGTCGAGGTCTTTTCGGGCGGGCCGCCCGCGGACTGCAAGACGGACGGCGTTTTGGGATTTCCCGCGCTTCGAAGCTGCGTTCTCGTGTTCGGCCCGCGCCGAGGTCAACTTCGCGCGCGATGCTGA
- a CDS encoding protein kinase: MLIADRFVLEEEAGRGGMGVVHRAFDRTTGRRVALKVLRNTESSALRRFAREAEVLGKLEHPDIVRCIAHGEDENGEPYLALEWIDGESLLIRLTRAAAEEERLPVADVLELGQRLAGALDAAHAVGIVHRDVKPSNILLAGGSLRAPKLADFGIVRAKSGSDTPVEQATTTGTVLGTVGYMAPEQARGEADLDGRADLFSLGCVLFRCLTNRDAFAGTDPVAVISRLLMHKPPSVSEFRPDVPHELDTLVARLLAKERERRPASAAEVKRALARIDAALLGETQDSRTAPPPTKSRRPLWLAAIAMAVGILGAAIALRTRRPSPTPPVVGPVPVLLTDHKAAPSCVPQAAEAYARALRSMHEGRWDEAGRLFDQAWQADSACPQVAFRRFLSAYTQAPLYVQRERLRDAMRLRDALVVRDRLLLDALGMAVTQGHTDENVTHLLDELVRQYPNDAEVLVLSAVHGRMEAPRDSADLEAAVEGLRKATQIDPKYSDAWQMKGAALAKLGREDESDEAFAQCLRASPASVDCMAARIDGLQRHAKCADAAELARQKASWEPGESRPYEHLAEALVGAHAAREAIDEVLILRWNRLPPSSRDEVRLLETEQLEAWDGHFDVALRTAEQLAPYLANSADPEKRWANALLTVDALLETGNVARATQEAMMVLRRKDGWGPSPLHAFKMAAAEPWLLAAALRGGKLTVSEWRSATKAWERANEEAIGPFDRWVLAWGAAVGPSLAPAEAMAAAPTERSGKILRDFRSAWQEGIVDGYAGRIMMEAGDVTRAMPLLEAAARGCQGMRYPFFGVRIHLWLGMAKEKQGDTAGACSAYRTVLDRWGKATPRSVTAIEAEKRRRALACP; this comes from the coding sequence ATGCTGATCGCGGATCGCTTCGTCCTCGAAGAAGAAGCCGGTCGCGGTGGGATGGGCGTCGTTCACCGCGCGTTCGATCGCACGACGGGGCGTCGGGTCGCTCTCAAGGTGCTGCGCAACACCGAGTCGTCCGCACTGCGCCGCTTCGCTCGGGAGGCCGAGGTCCTGGGCAAGCTCGAGCACCCGGACATCGTCCGCTGCATTGCGCACGGTGAGGACGAAAACGGTGAACCGTACCTGGCCCTCGAGTGGATCGACGGCGAAAGTCTGCTGATCCGCCTCACCCGCGCCGCGGCGGAGGAGGAACGGCTGCCCGTCGCGGACGTGCTCGAGCTCGGGCAACGCCTCGCGGGGGCGCTCGATGCGGCGCATGCCGTGGGCATCGTTCACCGCGATGTGAAGCCGAGCAACATTTTGCTCGCGGGCGGGAGCCTGCGCGCGCCGAAGCTCGCCGACTTCGGCATCGTGCGCGCGAAATCCGGCTCGGACACCCCCGTGGAGCAGGCGACGACGACGGGCACCGTGCTCGGGACCGTGGGCTACATGGCGCCGGAGCAAGCGCGCGGCGAAGCGGATCTCGACGGGCGCGCCGATCTGTTCTCGCTCGGTTGCGTGCTCTTTCGTTGCCTCACGAACCGCGATGCCTTTGCCGGGACCGATCCCGTGGCGGTGATCTCGCGTCTGCTGATGCACAAGCCGCCGAGCGTGAGCGAATTTCGCCCGGACGTGCCGCACGAGCTCGACACACTGGTCGCGCGCCTGCTCGCCAAGGAGCGTGAGCGGCGCCCTGCCAGCGCCGCGGAGGTGAAACGCGCCCTCGCGCGCATCGATGCAGCCCTACTCGGCGAAACGCAGGATTCGCGTACCGCTCCGCCGCCGACGAAGTCACGGCGCCCGCTTTGGCTCGCAGCGATTGCGATGGCGGTGGGGATCCTGGGCGCCGCAATCGCGCTGCGTACGCGGCGGCCATCACCGACGCCGCCCGTCGTAGGACCGGTGCCCGTGCTCCTTACGGATCACAAGGCAGCACCGTCGTGCGTGCCGCAGGCCGCCGAGGCGTATGCGCGCGCCCTGCGATCGATGCATGAAGGCCGCTGGGACGAAGCAGGCCGATTGTTCGACCAAGCTTGGCAGGCCGACAGCGCGTGCCCCCAAGTTGCATTTCGCCGCTTTCTCTCCGCGTACACGCAAGCGCCCCTCTACGTGCAGCGCGAACGGCTGCGCGACGCCATGCGCCTTCGCGACGCCTTGGTGGTGCGCGACCGCCTTCTCTTGGATGCCCTGGGCATGGCGGTCACCCAAGGCCACACCGATGAAAACGTCACGCACCTCCTGGACGAGCTCGTGCGCCAGTACCCGAACGACGCCGAAGTCCTGGTGCTCTCGGCCGTACACGGGAGGATGGAGGCCCCTCGTGACTCGGCAGACCTCGAGGCCGCGGTCGAAGGCTTGCGGAAAGCCACGCAAATCGATCCGAAGTATTCCGATGCGTGGCAGATGAAGGGGGCTGCCCTCGCGAAACTCGGACGCGAGGACGAGAGTGATGAGGCCTTCGCCCAGTGCCTCCGAGCGTCGCCCGCATCCGTCGACTGCATGGCTGCGCGGATCGACGGGCTCCAGCGACACGCCAAATGCGCAGATGCCGCCGAACTCGCGCGCCAGAAGGCGTCGTGGGAACCGGGCGAATCGAGGCCCTACGAGCACCTGGCCGAAGCGCTCGTCGGAGCCCATGCGGCACGGGAGGCCATCGACGAAGTCCTGATCCTTCGTTGGAACCGGCTGCCACCGTCGTCGCGCGATGAAGTTCGCCTTCTCGAGACCGAACAATTGGAGGCGTGGGATGGGCACTTCGACGTGGCTCTTCGCACGGCGGAGCAGCTCGCTCCTTACCTCGCGAACAGCGCCGATCCGGAGAAGCGCTGGGCCAACGCGTTGCTGACCGTAGACGCGCTCCTCGAAACCGGCAACGTGGCTCGGGCAACGCAGGAGGCCATGATGGTGCTCCGGCGCAAGGACGGGTGGGGTCCAAGCCCGCTGCACGCGTTCAAGATGGCAGCGGCGGAGCCCTGGTTGTTGGCCGCCGCGCTGCGCGGGGGAAAACTCACGGTGTCCGAGTGGCGCAGTGCCACGAAGGCCTGGGAACGAGCCAACGAAGAGGCCATCGGTCCCTTCGATCGATGGGTGCTCGCGTGGGGCGCTGCGGTGGGGCCATCGCTCGCGCCGGCCGAAGCCATGGCCGCCGCTCCCACCGAGCGCTCCGGCAAAATCCTGCGCGATTTTCGCTCGGCGTGGCAAGAAGGCATCGTCGATGGCTACGCAGGCCGAATCATGATGGAGGCCGGCGACGTGACCCGGGCCATGCCGCTTTTGGAGGCCGCGGCACGAGGTTGCCAGGGCATGAGGTACCCGTTCTTCGGCGTGCGCATTCATCTCTGGCTCGGCATGGCCAAAGAGAAGCAAGGCGACACCGCGGGCGCATGCAGCGCGTATCGTACCGTTCTCGATCGATGGGGCAAGGCCACGCCACGCTCCGTCACCGCCATCGAAGCGGAAAAACGCCGTCGCGCGCTCGCGTGCCCGTGA
- a CDS encoding DUF2169 domain-containing protein: MQLDNQTPVSAMLWRTAFNEDDMAAAVVARITYRIVDGRLVMDSEQPWIIAQGGPWESPAGVTLPPDDCFRRGGIDLLVLGSARAPYDRPAQKVEVRVWLGDFVGGVDVFGERAWVRSLGGTLVPTNPVPFVQMPLTVALAYGGKQIWDQLEMGFPMNPAGKGWYFEERNALHQPLPNIEDPRQLIRRFEDQPDPVGVGFAPMGFGPTLRRAVEFDAHGMLQKLHGTFFNQAFPELIAPLGASEGTACGVTGVHPQGPIRFYLPACPLVTDIQIGPTRVERSLAVDQIGIEPDLGRVFITYRYPFRYSVTRMQRRTCVLRWARSLS; this comes from the coding sequence ATGCAACTCGACAATCAGACGCCCGTCTCCGCCATGCTCTGGCGCACCGCCTTCAACGAAGACGACATGGCCGCGGCCGTGGTCGCGCGCATCACCTACCGCATCGTCGACGGTCGCTTGGTGATGGACAGCGAGCAGCCCTGGATCATCGCGCAGGGAGGGCCCTGGGAAAGCCCTGCGGGCGTGACGCTCCCTCCCGACGACTGCTTTCGCCGAGGTGGCATCGACCTTCTCGTCCTGGGCTCGGCGCGCGCACCGTACGATCGGCCTGCACAGAAGGTGGAAGTGCGCGTATGGCTGGGTGACTTCGTCGGCGGGGTCGACGTCTTTGGGGAACGCGCGTGGGTAAGGAGCCTTGGCGGGACTTTGGTCCCGACCAATCCGGTACCATTCGTCCAAATGCCACTCACCGTCGCACTCGCGTACGGCGGCAAGCAGATCTGGGATCAATTGGAGATGGGATTCCCCATGAATCCCGCCGGCAAAGGCTGGTATTTCGAAGAGCGAAACGCACTTCATCAACCCTTGCCGAACATCGAGGATCCGCGCCAGCTGATTCGGCGCTTCGAAGATCAGCCGGATCCGGTGGGCGTGGGATTCGCACCGATGGGATTTGGCCCCACCCTTCGCCGGGCCGTGGAATTCGACGCGCACGGGATGCTGCAGAAGCTTCATGGCACGTTCTTCAACCAGGCTTTTCCCGAGTTGATCGCCCCTTTGGGCGCCAGCGAAGGAACGGCGTGCGGGGTGACCGGGGTTCATCCGCAGGGGCCAATTCGATTCTATCTTCCTGCGTGCCCGCTCGTGACCGATATTCAAATAGGCCCAACCCGTGTGGAACGCTCGTTGGCCGTGGATCAAATCGGCATCGAGCCCGACCTCGGCCGCGTGTTCATCACCTACCGCTATCCGTTTCGTTATTCCGTCACGCGCATGCAGCGCCGCACCTGCGTTCTGCGCTGGGCGAGGAGCCTATCTTGA
- a CDS encoding DUF2169 domain-containing protein, protein MSDSDPKVSAYPLSAPDRNGAHALGVVAKRSYGVLSSGQCTPAPEEALLNFAPIDDPDHPDLIEEDSDLWPDKLLTDVVVRGHAWNHPRTLSFHAEVYLNRHLMKRVLVSGERRCFVNAGGQLAFTPPSLVDRVKLSYALAYGGEDRAAEERVGFPEQPFIELLAEDQRAAATVAASPYRYARNHAGRGFIIDATAEALEALALPQLEDPADRLTPERLIVHDPWHWPLQPLPASLDFLGHGMFPRIGWFGHTPDWDPQEIGHLSAHFPEFRLGHATTNIFDLSDEDFTKRFDRLAFQGASLGLRVGPLQGGEWLTLVNLHPSVPNWTLQLPVERPRLAVDDRQGGLTPLKARLQTVLVEPDRWRVTMVWAGFARALRPYLPQELARMPFQAQW, encoded by the coding sequence ATGAGCGATTCCGATCCGAAGGTCTCGGCCTATCCATTGTCCGCCCCCGATCGCAACGGCGCGCACGCGCTCGGCGTGGTCGCGAAGCGCAGTTATGGTGTGCTCTCGTCCGGACAATGTACGCCGGCGCCCGAGGAGGCACTCCTCAACTTCGCCCCCATCGATGATCCTGACCACCCCGATCTGATCGAGGAGGATTCCGATCTGTGGCCGGACAAGCTGTTGACCGACGTCGTCGTGCGGGGGCATGCGTGGAATCACCCGCGCACGCTCAGCTTTCACGCCGAAGTTTACCTCAATCGGCACTTGATGAAGCGCGTGTTGGTCTCGGGCGAGCGCCGCTGCTTCGTCAATGCGGGGGGACAACTTGCCTTCACGCCGCCGAGCCTCGTCGACCGCGTGAAACTCAGCTACGCGTTGGCCTACGGTGGGGAAGATCGGGCCGCCGAGGAGCGCGTTGGATTTCCCGAGCAGCCGTTCATCGAACTCCTGGCGGAAGATCAACGGGCCGCGGCCACGGTGGCGGCGAGCCCGTACCGGTATGCGCGCAACCACGCCGGGCGCGGATTCATCATCGATGCCACGGCGGAAGCGCTCGAAGCGCTGGCGCTCCCGCAGCTCGAGGATCCCGCCGATCGGCTCACGCCCGAACGCCTCATCGTGCACGATCCTTGGCATTGGCCGCTGCAGCCTTTGCCTGCATCCTTGGATTTTTTGGGCCATGGGATGTTTCCGCGGATCGGGTGGTTCGGGCACACGCCGGATTGGGATCCTCAAGAGATCGGGCACTTGAGCGCCCACTTTCCCGAATTTCGGCTCGGACATGCCACGACGAACATCTTCGATCTGAGCGACGAGGATTTTACGAAGCGCTTCGATCGACTCGCCTTTCAAGGCGCGTCGCTGGGCTTGCGGGTGGGGCCTCTGCAGGGCGGCGAATGGCTGACGCTCGTGAACCTGCATCCGAGCGTGCCCAATTGGACCTTGCAGCTTCCCGTAGAGCGCCCGCGCCTGGCCGTGGACGATCGGCAGGGGGGCCTCACCCCGTTGAAGGCGCGCCTTCAGACCGTGTTGGTCGAGCCGGATCGTTGGCGGGTCACCATGGTCTGGGCCGGCTTCGCACGCGCTCTTCGGCCCTACCTTCCTCAAGAGCTGGCGCGAATGCCCTTCCAGGCGCAATGGTGA
- a CDS encoding radical SAM protein, which translates to MQKLNRAIERPGKHPKWAPAPLLKRRERTFPQLGFPRETDSLCPKCVKAVRTEILSGERDLRTLIDGKPGEIKARIIERDGQVLMVKECPEHGRFEDVMAIDAAFLRRIEKLYPGRDYLAPLSKLREHGSSSVKYGRGAVLTVDLTNRCNMMCDPCFMDANQVGYVHELSWDETKKILDDSLTIQPRRQMSVQFSGGEPTLSPHFLQAIRYAREVGYFCVQAATNGVKFAQDPEFARQAKEAGLRIAYLQFDGVTNEANSHRKVGNLFDVKLRAIENLHAVGIDVVLVVTVVNGVNNDQVGPIVDFAIANADKVTVISFQPVSFTGRDEDVSDETRIAQRYTLSHLARDVKAQTGATEPLRDWFPLSALGPFSDLTDLLLGEGAEFGSMKCGCHPNCGIGTILFVHKKTKQMVPLTQFLDLEGLLSDIQDVTDAAQGRAITMAEMAMALFKNFHPEKAPKGFTFFHLLKQFMSQTGNRGKRVGEFESDAHEFEWRALFVAGMWFQDLFNYDFRRTEMCIIPYGTQMGEISFCAYNTGVGWRNIIEKMKANATVAEWYREKGRHPIYAKNQHLPLPESLGTVVLPESALRMEEESQARKRVRLPLVTS; encoded by the coding sequence GTGCAGAAGCTCAATCGTGCCATCGAGCGCCCGGGCAAGCACCCCAAGTGGGCCCCCGCCCCGCTGCTCAAGCGGCGTGAGCGCACGTTTCCCCAGCTCGGTTTCCCGCGCGAGACCGACTCCCTCTGCCCGAAATGCGTCAAGGCCGTGCGCACGGAGATCCTCTCCGGCGAGCGCGATCTGCGCACGCTCATCGACGGCAAGCCGGGCGAGATCAAGGCCCGCATCATCGAGCGCGACGGCCAAGTCCTCATGGTCAAAGAGTGCCCCGAGCACGGCCGCTTCGAGGACGTCATGGCCATCGACGCCGCGTTCCTCCGCCGCATCGAGAAGCTCTATCCCGGGCGCGACTACCTCGCCCCGCTGAGCAAGTTGCGCGAGCACGGGAGCTCCAGCGTCAAGTATGGCCGCGGCGCCGTCCTCACCGTGGACCTGACGAACCGCTGCAACATGATGTGCGACCCCTGCTTCATGGACGCGAACCAGGTCGGCTACGTGCACGAGCTCTCCTGGGACGAGACGAAGAAGATCCTCGACGACTCGCTGACCATCCAGCCGCGCCGCCAGATGAGCGTGCAATTCTCCGGCGGCGAGCCCACGTTGAGCCCGCATTTCCTCCAGGCCATTCGCTACGCACGCGAGGTCGGCTACTTCTGCGTGCAGGCGGCCACCAACGGCGTCAAGTTCGCGCAAGATCCGGAGTTCGCCCGGCAGGCCAAAGAGGCGGGGCTGCGCATCGCGTACCTGCAGTTCGACGGCGTCACCAACGAGGCCAATTCGCACCGCAAGGTCGGCAATTTGTTCGACGTGAAGCTGCGCGCCATCGAGAACCTGCACGCGGTGGGCATCGACGTCGTGCTCGTCGTCACCGTGGTGAACGGCGTGAACAACGACCAAGTGGGCCCCATCGTCGATTTTGCCATCGCCAACGCCGACAAGGTCACGGTCATCAGCTTCCAGCCCGTGAGCTTCACCGGCCGCGACGAAGACGTCAGCGACGAAACCCGCATCGCGCAGCGCTACACCTTGAGCCACCTCGCGCGTGATGTGAAGGCGCAGACCGGCGCCACCGAGCCCCTGCGCGACTGGTTCCCCCTGTCGGCCTTGGGCCCGTTCAGCGATCTCACGGATCTTCTTTTGGGCGAGGGCGCCGAGTTCGGCTCGATGAAGTGCGGCTGCCACCCGAACTGCGGCATCGGCACCATCTTGTTCGTGCACAAGAAGACGAAGCAAATGGTCCCGCTCACGCAGTTCCTCGACCTCGAGGGCCTGCTCTCGGACATCCAGGACGTCACCGACGCCGCCCAGGGCCGCGCGATCACGATGGCCGAAATGGCCATGGCACTGTTCAAGAACTTCCACCCGGAAAAGGCGCCCAAAGGCTTCACCTTTTTCCATCTGCTCAAACAATTCATGAGCCAAACCGGCAACCGCGGAAAGCGCGTCGGCGAATTCGAAAGCGATGCGCACGAATTCGAATGGCGCGCCCTTTTCGTCGCCGGCATGTGGTTCCAAGATTTGTTCAACTACGACTTCCGCCGCACCGAGATGTGCATCATCCCGTACGGCACGCAAATGGGCGAAATCAGCTTTTGCGCCTACAACACCGGCGTGGGCTGGCGAAACATCATCGAGAAGATGAAGGCCAACGCCACCGTCGCCGAGTGGTACCGCGAAAAGGGGAGGCACCCCATCTACGCGAAGAACCAGCACTTGCCGCTGCCGGAGTCGCTGGGCACCGTGGTGCTGCCCGAGTCCGCGCTGCGCATGGAGGAAGAGTCACAGGCCCGCAAGCGGGTGCGCCTGCCGCTGGTCACCAGCTAA